One Microvirga ossetica DNA segment encodes these proteins:
- a CDS encoding GapR family DNA-binding domain-containing protein, translated as MSSNQARHPAADFLQGYVDRLVDLWRERAKVSRDLKDARKANPAGVPALQKEIRSIDADIRKVRAEAAQQGFAVKAIEIVARESIETEAQRRKREELEIVVDLYRKALGLGGRKLV; from the coding sequence ATGAGCAGCAATCAGGCGAGGCACCCCGCCGCCGACTTCCTCCAAGGCTACGTTGACCGTCTCGTTGACCTTTGGCGCGAACGTGCCAAGGTCAGCCGCGATCTCAAGGATGCGCGCAAGGCCAATCCGGCCGGCGTTCCGGCACTCCAGAAGGAAATCCGTTCGATCGACGCGGACATTCGAAAGGTCAGGGCGGAAGCGGCTCAACAGGGCTTCGCAGTGAAAGCGATCGAGATCGTCGCCCGGGAGTCGATAGAAACCGAGGCCCAGCGGCGCAAGCGCGAGGAACTGGAGATCGTCGTGGACCTTTACCGCAAGGCACTCGGACTTGGAGGCCGGAAGCTGGTGTAG
- a CDS encoding recombinase family protein, with protein sequence MMGEKGRRIGYGRAATPDQDGEGQLEQLKAAGCVHTFADFNFSVAEARPNLNEAIKECRAGDTFVVTSLDRAARSVPEIIRLIDTLTSRGVRFESLAEGFTANSPAGMALAAAAQVFAQVGRVLNKERRSAARKAADEDGPPMGRPKKLTDEQQRVAMEMLAKGAVPQKIADALGVHRTTIIRNFRKPAEALA encoded by the coding sequence ATGATGGGGGAAAAGGGACGCAGGATTGGGTATGGCCGGGCGGCGACACCGGATCAGGATGGAGAAGGTCAACTGGAACAGTTGAAGGCGGCGGGTTGTGTGCACACCTTCGCTGACTTCAATTTCAGTGTGGCCGAGGCCCGTCCGAACCTGAACGAAGCCATCAAGGAATGCCGCGCTGGGGATACGTTCGTGGTGACGAGCCTCGACCGCGCCGCCCGATCCGTGCCGGAAATCATCCGATTGATCGACACGCTGACTTCCCGGGGCGTTCGCTTCGAGAGCCTGGCCGAAGGATTCACCGCCAACTCGCCGGCCGGAATGGCTCTGGCCGCAGCGGCACAAGTCTTCGCGCAGGTCGGGCGCGTTCTCAACAAGGAGCGTCGGTCTGCCGCGAGAAAGGCGGCTGATGAGGACGGGCCACCGATGGGCCGTCCCAAGAAGCTGACCGACGAGCAGCAGCGCGTCGCCATGGAGATGCTGGCGAAGGGAGCGGTGCCGCAGAAGATCGCAGATGCCCTCGGGGTCCATCGGACGACCATCATCCGGAACTTCCGCAAGCCCGCAGAGGCATTGGCCTGA